A DNA window from Porphyromonas gingivalis ATCC 33277 contains the following coding sequences:
- a CDS encoding RHS repeat-associated core domain-containing protein — protein MPFLYIELTFFLGRGYTGHEYLPWFGLVNMNARLYDPAIGRFLSPDPYVQMPDFSQNFNRYSYCLNNPLVYVDENGEFIHLIIGAVVGGVANVISNWEMIKAKGFWTGLGYFGVGAAVGAGSAALGGWIAGVTQSAGIITGAAVGAGTGAVTGAASSVTLNGLNNVIGGQNFWNGWQQSAISGAIGGISGGIAGGMKGYELAKEGGKNMWWGGDVKHGRTQWSFFTTEKPYETISWDIKNVSSKSLNDCVPTSFAEADDYFGGNTTYEQYNTTTNYQQDVGVMASNCPNAYGRVLSKQFTGASMPDPVSVLADPQQVLSIKKSGNLIHTNMPHSGGMGHVDNLRSKKYYHSGKVVMNFRIGSYRLSSVNGNWWFYTLNGLKQL, from the coding sequence GTGCCATTCCTTTATATCGAACTCACGTTCTTCCTTGGACGGGGTTATACAGGGCACGAGTATCTTCCCTGGTTTGGATTGGTCAATATGAATGCCCGACTGTACGACCCTGCTATCGGACGCTTCCTCTCGCCGGATCCCTATGTGCAAATGCCGGACTTCTCTCAAAACTTCAACCGCTACTCCTATTGTCTGAATAATCCGCTGGTGTATGTGGATGAAAATGGGGAGTTTATTCATCTTATTATTGGTGCTGTAGTTGGAGGAGTTGCAAACGTTATTTCAAACTGGGAAATGATAAAAGCAAAAGGATTCTGGACAGGATTAGGTTATTTTGGAGTGGGTGCGGCAGTTGGCGCAGGATCAGCCGCGTTAGGCGGCTGGATTGCTGGGGTTACCCAAAGTGCTGGTATTATTACAGGTGCGGCGGTTGGCGCAGGTACGGGTGCAGTTACAGGTGCAGCATCAAGTGTAACCTTAAATGGACTGAATAATGTAATAGGCGGACAAAACTTTTGGAATGGCTGGCAACAAAGCGCAATTTCGGGCGCAATAGGCGGCATTTCGGGCGGTATTGCAGGTGGCATGAAAGGTTACGAACTTGCAAAAGAAGGCGGAAAAAATATGTGGTGGGGTGGTGATGTCAAACACGGCAGAACACAATGGTCATTCTTTACTACCGAAAAACCATACGAAACCATTAGTTGGGATATAAAAAATGTTAGCTCAAAGAGTTTAAACGATTGCGTACCGACTTCTTTTGCAGAGGCTGATGATTATTTTGGAGGCAACACTACTTATGAGCAATATAATACTACTACTAATTATCAGCAAGATGTTGGAGTAATGGCTTCAAATTGCCCAAACGCTTACGGAAGAGTTCTTTCTAAACAGTTTACTGGCGCATCAATGCCTGACCCTGTTTCGGTACTTGCAGACCCCCAGCAAGTATTAAGCATAAAAAAATCGGGCAATTTAATTCATACAAATATGCCACATAGTGGTGGTATGGGGCACGTAGATAATTTACGCTCAAAAAAATACTATCATTCAGGAAAAGTTGTAATGAATTTCAGGATAGGAAGTTATAGATTGTCTTCTGTAAATGGCAATTGGTGGTTCTATACATTAAACGGATTGAAGCAATTATGA
- the metK gene encoding methionine adenosyltransferase has product MSYLFTSESVSEGHPDKVSDQISDAILDQFLATDPDSKVACETLVTTGQVVLAGEVKSRSYVDVQETARRVIEKIGYTKSEYGFDARSCGIFSSIHGQSADINRGVDRSDRSEQGAGDQGMMFGYATNETENYMPLTVDLAHHLLYELATIRKEPSSPMPYLRPDAKSQVTIEHDDEGRPVRIDTIVISTQHDEFVQASDGISEAEADRMMQERIHHDIATILIPRVKMLYKPEIAALFDEKVRLFVNPTGKFVIGGPHGDTGLTGRKIIVDTYGGRASHGGGAFSGKDPSKVDRSAAYAARHIAKNMVAAGVADEMLVQVAYAIGVAEPVSIYVNTKGRSHVALSDGQIAEKIKKIFDMRPYAIEQRLKLRNPIYEETAAYGHFGREPYEAYKTFVDEHGTEQMRIVELFTWEKLDYVNKIKAEFGLS; this is encoded by the coding sequence ATGAGCTATCTATTCACATCCGAATCGGTGTCGGAGGGTCATCCTGACAAAGTATCCGACCAAATATCCGATGCCATCCTCGACCAATTTCTGGCTACCGACCCCGACTCCAAAGTGGCCTGCGAGACACTCGTAACCACCGGACAGGTAGTTTTGGCCGGCGAAGTCAAAAGTCGCTCTTATGTAGATGTACAGGAGACAGCGCGTCGTGTCATAGAAAAAATCGGCTACACTAAAAGCGAATACGGCTTCGATGCTCGCAGCTGTGGGATCTTCTCCAGCATTCACGGGCAGAGTGCGGACATCAACCGCGGAGTCGACCGATCGGATCGATCCGAGCAGGGAGCCGGAGACCAAGGTATGATGTTCGGCTACGCCACGAACGAGACGGAGAACTACATGCCCCTGACAGTGGATCTGGCACACCACCTCCTCTACGAATTGGCCACTATCCGCAAGGAGCCTTCTTCTCCGATGCCTTATTTGCGCCCTGATGCCAAGAGCCAAGTGACGATCGAACATGACGATGAAGGCAGACCCGTCCGGATAGACACGATCGTGATTTCCACCCAGCATGACGAATTCGTCCAAGCATCGGACGGCATTTCAGAAGCAGAAGCCGACCGGATGATGCAGGAGCGCATCCATCATGACATAGCTACCATACTGATCCCCCGAGTGAAAATGCTGTACAAACCGGAGATCGCAGCCCTATTCGACGAAAAAGTACGCCTATTCGTCAATCCTACGGGTAAGTTTGTGATAGGAGGGCCACATGGAGACACGGGCCTGACGGGACGAAAGATCATCGTGGATACTTATGGAGGCAGGGCTTCTCATGGCGGAGGAGCATTTTCCGGCAAGGATCCGTCCAAGGTAGATCGCTCCGCGGCTTATGCAGCCCGACACATAGCCAAAAACATGGTGGCAGCGGGCGTGGCCGACGAAATGCTTGTACAAGTAGCCTATGCCATCGGTGTAGCAGAGCCGGTAAGCATATACGTCAATACGAAAGGCCGGAGTCATGTGGCTCTATCGGATGGCCAAATAGCGGAGAAGATCAAGAAGATTTTCGATATGCGTCCTTACGCCATCGAGCAACGACTGAAACTCCGCAATCCGATATACGAAGAGACCGCAGCATACGGCCACTTCGGGCGCGAACCCTACGAAGCATACAAAACCTTTGTCGATGAGCACGGAACGGAACAGATGCGAATCGTGGAGCTATTCACATGGGAAAAGTTGGATTACGTAAATAAGATCAAGGCCGAGTTCGGTCTGTCGTAA
- a CDS encoding RHS repeat-associated core domain-containing protein encodes MNDMETVVAKIIFGVGEDGFVYVRVNFGQWKLHYIYRDYQGSVTDITDASGTVVHRMRYSPWGKLLHTDGTPYTRSEELSTDYDRLLLLGRGYTGHEYLPWFGLVNMNARLYDPAIGRFLSPDPYVQMPDYTQSFNRYAYCLNNPLTYTDPDGEFWHLIIGAVIGGVINWATHGFQFNAKGLGYFGVGALAGTLGAGIGAGISSALPIVGQASGGFVAGFWGTSAATTATSSFVSGALVGGGAGFSSGFTTGFGNALIDGKNFGQALGQGGIYGAIGLGSGALIGGLVGGISAVRDGREFRNGARMIDEQSLANQNLPLVQQRGDMNCCPATGESTTGVSQDTYRKIIGGDPNKDHVTMAQFNDAIQLETGRKVSPYLKTLPTDKTGAEQVAGMMNRGNNFYLGSTTAGQPIGHVTALNSVSVRTFQKISGDIYYKVVYQVMDPARGAYRIIGANSMNIVVRIYP; translated from the coding sequence ATGAATGACATGGAAACCGTGGTGGCAAAGATTATTTTTGGAGTAGGTGAAGACGGCTTCGTCTATGTGCGGGTCAATTTCGGACAGTGGAAGTTGCATTATATCTATCGCGATTATCAAGGCAGCGTGACGGATATTACCGATGCCTCCGGCACGGTGGTACACCGCATGCGATACAGCCCATGGGGAAAATTACTGCATACAGATGGTACACCTTATACCCGAAGCGAAGAGTTATCCACCGACTATGACCGGCTGCTCCTGCTCGGACGGGGCTATACAGGGCACGAGTATCTTCCCTGGTTTGGATTGGTCAATATGAATGCCCGACTGTACGACCCTGCTATCGGACGCTTCCTCTCGCCGGATCCCTATGTACAGATGCCGGACTATACGCAAAGTTTCAATAGGTATGCATATTGTTTGAATAATCCGCTAACTTACACCGACCCAGACGGCGAGTTCTGGCACTTAATTATAGGTGCGGTGATTGGAGGAGTAATAAATTGGGCAACTCACGGATTCCAATTCAATGCAAAAGGATTGGGTTATTTTGGAGTTGGAGCATTGGCGGGGACATTAGGAGCGGGCATCGGAGCAGGCATTAGTTCTGCATTGCCTATTGTGGGGCAAGCATCGGGCGGTTTTGTGGCAGGATTTTGGGGAACAAGCGCGGCAACAACGGCGACATCAAGCTTTGTTTCAGGCGCACTCGTTGGTGGTGGTGCAGGTTTTAGCAGCGGATTTACCACAGGTTTTGGAAACGCTTTGATTGACGGTAAAAACTTTGGTCAAGCTCTGGGACAGGGTGGCATTTATGGCGCAATAGGTTTAGGGTCTGGCGCACTAATTGGTGGACTTGTAGGTGGTATTAGTGCCGTAAGAGATGGGAGGGAGTTTCGGAATGGAGCAAGAATGATAGATGAACAATCTCTTGCTAACCAAAATTTGCCGTTAGTTCAACAAAGAGGAGATATGAATTGCTGTCCCGCGACAGGAGAATCAACTACAGGTGTTTCACAAGATACATACCGAAAAATAATTGGAGGAGATCCTAATAAAGATCATGTAACAATGGCGCAATTTAATGACGCTATCCAATTAGAAACTGGGAGGAAGGTTTCTCCATACCTTAAGACTTTACCTACAGACAAAACAGGAGCAGAACAAGTGGCAGGTATGATGAATAGAGGTAATAATTTTTATTTAGGTTCTACTACAGCGGGACAACCGATAGGACACGTAACGGCTTTGAACAGTGTATCAGTACGGACTTTCCAAAAAATATCAGGGGACATATACTATAAAGTTGTTTATCAGGTGATGGATCCTGCGCGAGGTGCATATAGAATCATAGGAGCAAATTCTATGAATATCGTAGTGCGAATCTATCCTTAA